The following is a genomic window from Ethanoligenens harbinense YUAN-3.
TATCTTATCCGCGGCGCCGCCACGGGTTCGACGGCGGTTGCCCCTGGTTTTGGGCTTGACCTCACCGGCATGGCGGCCGACCAGGACTGGAACATGCCGATCAATACAAAAGGGCTTGCGGTGGCGCTGATGAGCAATACCACACAGCTTACCGCAAACTCCGACCCGTTTGACAACACCGCACATGCACCGGCAGCGGCCGGATATGTCGATATGATCGGCGTCAACGGCAATGACGGCACCACCACCAGCCCAACCAACGAGATCATTTCCGCCTATGAAGGGGACGTGACCAACTCGCAGTCCAAGCAGAAAGCCATTCGCCGCATGGATTTTGCTGATACCGACAACAACGCGACGGTGGACGACGCTTCCGGTAACCAGGCATATGACACACAAATCATCGGCTATAATACGTCCGACCAGAACTTCCTTAACTGGGCCAGGCCCCGCTGCGGCGCGGACGGCGCGTGGTCCGCATCCGAGGAGCCAAACCCGGTGGAAACGACCACCCTCAGTTCCACAGCCATCAACTGCCTGACCAACAGCTTCGGTTCCGATCCGCGCACGACCCACACCTTCACCTGGGAAATGCCGGCTTCCGTCACCAGCGGTCTGGTGCGTATTTCCAAAAGCGGTGATATGAGCAACGCTAAAACATACGCGGCTGCCGCCACATCCAGCGACAGCGGCACGGCCAATACCTTCCGTGTGACGGCAACGGGTCTGACCGCCGGCACGACCTACTATTATACGGCCGAAAACGGCGGTGTGACAAGCAACGTGTACTCTTTCACCACCGAGGACCAGACGGTCAATTCGTTCAGCTTCCTCCACATTTCCGACACGCAGGCGGATGTGCAGACGGATACCACGGGCGCAAAGCTCAGCTATTCCACATGGGGCAACGCCATCAGCACTGTGCTCAAACAATACAAGCCCGACTTCCTGTTTGAAACAGGCGACATCGTCGACCAGGCCAACAGCGAAGACCAGTGGCGCTGGTTCTTTGGCGCCGCGCAGGATGCACTTGGCGACTGCCCGTATCTGCCGGTTATCGGCAACCACGACCAGAGCACCGCTTATCCGGCCACCGCGTTTCGGGAACATTTCACCGTGCCGAACGCCTGCACCGATGCGAATGTGACCCCCGGTACCACCTATTCGTTCGATTACGGCGCCGCGCACTTTGTGGTGCTGGACAGTGAAGACAAAGGCGACGGGTTTGCCGCGCAGCACGCATGGGCCGATGCGGACATGGCCAAGACCAAACAGCCGTTCATCATCGTCGCCCTCCACCGCGGCATGTACGGCGGCAGCGGCATCAGCGATACGTTCACCGCGTTTGGCGATCTGCTCGATAAATACTCCGTTTCCCTGGTGCTGCAGGGCCACGACCATGCTTATATCCGCACCAAATCGATGAAGTCCAATAATGGCAATCCCATCCCGGCTACAGACGGCACGGGCACTATCTCGCTCGAAACCGGCGGCAGCGGCAGCAAGCAGGACAATGCGCCCACACTGCAGGATTATATGGACACGGTGGCCACGCCAAACGCTCCCTGCTACAGCCTCATCACCGTGACCAACTCGCAGATTCAGGTGCACACCGTGACGGTGCAGAACGCTACCAACCCGACGGCGGACAGCCCGGCCACCGTGGAGCCGCTGCAGACCAGCGCGAAGGACATCAACCCCACCGACGCGCAGATCGACTTCACCATCAACGCGCCCGCAGCCAGACAGAACCTTGGCGCGGACAACACCACTTCGAGCGGTAACGGGGACGATTCCGGTTCCTCGACCAGCAGCGGGAATGCCAACACCTCTGCGACGTCCGGAAGCAGCGGTTCTTCCACCGTCAGCGGTTCTTCCGCCGTCAGCGCTTCAAGCGCCTCCAATCCCTATACTGGTACCAGCGGCGATCCCACTGCCGCCGCAGTCTTTGCACTGTCCGGCCTGGGCGCGCTGGTCGTCCTGATGGTGGCCAAAAAACGCTCGGGAGCCGTCGGCAAAAAATAAACGGTACCCGCTTGTTCCATAGCGGTAACAGGAAGCCCGTCCATTTTACAATGGACGGGCTTCCGTGCGTTCTGCGGAATGCTCAGTGCGTGAACCCTTTGATGTCCCCCCGCTTTGCCCGATCGGCCCGGGGATGCGCGCGTCCCAGCGTTTCGATGGCAAGATGGATATCTTCCATCAGCCTCTGCGCCAGATTCAAAGACATATCGCTGCGGCAGACCAGGCGGCAGACGATGATATTCTGTGCATGATTTGGCAGCGGATAGACCGGAACCTGCCACCCGTTTCGCTCCAACTGGTCGGACAGATCGTATAGCGTCCAGTCTGCCGCCTGCTCTTTCATCGTGAAGCAAACGACGGGGATGCTGTCGCCGCGGTTGATAAGGGCGAACAGACCGGTGGCATCCAGATTTTCCGCGAGGTAATCCGCGATCTTCCGCGTGTGCCGGTGGACCCTGCAATATCCGTCGTAGCCCAGCCGCAGAAAATTGTAATACTGACCGATGATGTGGCTGGCGGAACGTGAGAAGTTGATCGCCATGGTGGGCATGGTGCCGCCGAGGTAATTAACCTCGAAGATCAGCTCTTTGGGCAGGCAGGTTTTGTCCCGCCACACCACCCAGCCGATGCCCGGATAGACCAGTCCGTATTTATGCCCGGAGGTGTTGATGGAAACCACATTTTCCAGCCGGAAATCCCATTCCAGCTCCGGTTGGGAAAACGGTGCGAACAGCCCGCCGGAAGCCGCGTCCACATGAATGTAGACCGTTTCCTCCGTTTGGCTGTTGTATTGCCCGACCGCCTTGTCCAGCAGCCGGATATCGTCGAATTTTCCGGTATAGGTCTGCCCCAGAATACCCACTATGCCGATGGTGTACGCATCGACCGCCCGGATGGCCGCATTGACATCCAGACTCAGATGCTCCGGGTCCATCGGGACGGCGCGCAGTTCCACATCCCAATAGACGCAGAATTTTTCCCAACAAACCTGATACCCCGAGGAAATGACGAGGTTCGGCTTTTTTTCGCAGATGTCCAGCCCCAAGCGCTGCGCCCGGTTGCGCCAGCGGAACTTCATGGCAAGGCCCGCCAGCATGCAGGCTTCGGACGAGCCCACCGTGGATGTGCCGATGAACTGGTTCTCGGGCGCGTGCCACAGGTCGGCAATGATATTCACACAGCGGTTTTCCAACTCGATGGTGCTGGGGTATTCCGATTTGTCGATGGCGTTTTTCTCGAGAGTGTCCGCCATCAGCCGGATGGCTTCGTCTTCCATGAACGTGGAGCAGAACGTCGCCAGGTTCAGGCGGGCGTTGCCTTCGTCCAGCAGCTCGTTTTTAATCAGTCGGCAGGCGACGTCGGGCTCGATGGGCTGTTTTCGGAGTGTGTATTTGGGAATGTCAACGTCGTCATAAAGAGACAGGGTGTTCGCCGGATGAATCTTCTGGAGCTTTTCGTTGTTTTTGTTCTGGTGCAGCATATTGCAGCACTCCTTTCGTGCCTGTGCCCGATTGGAACGGCGGCTGTGGTGCCCGCCGCTATTCTTTATTGTATTCGCCCGCGCGGGTGTTTTCAACTGCAGGAATACAGAAAAACGCGTCCACAGATGTGGGCGCGTTTTTGTGTCCGATTCAGGACAGCCTGCATTTGAAATCATTGTAGCCGAAGCGGTGCAGAAGCTTGCAGTCGCCGTCTGCATTGCGCAGGGCGATGGACGGCAGGGGCATGCCGTTGAACGTGTTGTTTTTTACCATCGAATAAATGGCCATGTCGCCGAACGTGAGCCGGTCGCCGGGCGCAAGCGGCCGGTCGAACGAATAGTCGCCGATGACGTCGCCCGCCAGGCAGGTGGGGCCGCCTAACCGGTAGGTGTACGGTTTCTCATCCGGTATACCTGCCCCCAAAAGCGGCGGGCGGTAGGGCATTTCGAGTACGTCGGGCATGTGGCAGGCGGCGGAGGTATCCAGAATGGCGATGTCGATGCCGTTGCGAAACGTGTCCAGCACTGTGGTGACGAGGAAGCCGGCGTTCAGCGCCACCGCTTCGCCCGGCTCCAGATAGACCTGCACGCCGTAGGTCTCCTGCACCCGGTGGATGCAGGCTTCCAGCGCGGCGAGGTCGTACCCTTCGCGGGTGATGTGGTGCCCGCCGCCGAAATTGAGCCATTTCATCCGGGGCAGCCACGGCCCGAACTGTTCTTCCACCGCTTCCACCGTGCGGACGAGCGGGGCGGCGTCCTGTTCGCAGAGCGTGTGGAAATGCAGGCCCTCTACACCGTCCAGCCGGTCGGGGCGAAAGTTTTCGCGCGTGACGCCCAGACGCGAGCCGGGCGCACAAGGGTCGTAGAGCTCATGCCCTTCCTGCGTGGAGTATGCGGGGTTGATGCGCAGGCCCACGCTCTTGCCGGCGCGCAGCGCCCGGTTTTTGAATTTTTCCAACTGCGAAAACGAGTTGAAGATGATGTGATCGCAGAGCGACACAATCTCGTCGAAGTCTTCGTTGCGGTAGCCGGGGGAGAAGACATGGTTCTCCTTGTCCATCTCCTCCCGGCCGAGCCGGGCTTCATACAGGCCGCTGGCCGCCGTGCCGCTGAGGTATTGCCCAATGAGCGGATAGAGCGCATACATGGAGAACGCTTTTTGCGCCAGCAGGATGCGGCAGCCGGTGCGGTCCATCACGCCGCGCAGGATATCCAGGTTGCGCACGAGCAGGGATTCGTCCACCACATAGCAGGGGGTGGAGAGCTGTTCCGTCCGCATCTCAGTCCACCAGATCGGGGTGAAAGCTCTCTTTCCACGGCAGGCCCCATTTGTTCAGCGCGGCCATGAACGGATCGGGATCGAACTCCTCGATGTTGTGCACACCGGGCGTGTTCCATGTGCCCGAAAGCAGCATGGATGCCCCGATCATGGCGGGAACGCCGGTGGTGTAGGCCACGGCCTGCATCCCGGTCTCTTTGTAGCAGGCCTGATGGTCGCAAATGTTGTAGAGGTAGTAGGTCTTTTCCTTTCCATCATTCACACCGCGGAAGATGCAGCCGATGTTGGTCTTTCCCTTGGTGCGCGGGCCGAGAGAAGCCGGATCGGGCAGCACCGCCTTGAGGAACTGGAGCGGCACGATCTGCATGCCCTGGTATTCAATGGGCTCGATGGAGGTCATCCCCACGTTCTCCAGGCAGCGCAGGTGAGTGAGGTAGCTCTGCCCGAAGGTCATAAAGAAGCGGATGCGCTTGATGCCGGGCATGTTCAGCGCAAGGGATTCGATCTCCTCGTGGTGCAGCAGATACATGTCCTTTTCACCGATCTCGGGGAAATCATAGACGCGCTTGATCTCCATTGGTTTGGTTTCCACCCAGTGCCCGTCTTCCCAATAGCTGCCGTTGGCCGACACCTCGCGGATGTTGATCTCGGGGTTGAAGTTGGTGGCGAACGGATAGCCGTGGTCGCCCGCGTTGCAGTCGAGAATGTCGATGTAGTGGATTTCGTCGAACTGGTGCTTGAGGGCATAGGCGGAGAACACGCTGGTCACGCCCGGGTCGAAGCCGCTGCCGAGCAGCGCGGTGATGCCGGCCTGCTCAAAGCGCTCGCGGTAGGCCCACTGCCATTTGTATTCGAACTTGGCGGTGTCTTCCGGCTCGTAGTTGGCGGTATCCACATAATTCGTTCTGGTGGCGAGACAGGCGTCCATAATGGTGAGGTCCTGATAGGGCAGGGCGAGGTTGAGCACCACGTCCGGTTTTTCCCGTTGAATGAGGGCGACGAGCTCGTCCACCTTGTCGGCGTCCACTTGCGCGGTGGTGATTTTTGTTTTGCCGCCGTCGAGCTTGGCTTTAACCGCGTCGCATTTCGATTTGGTGCGGCTGGCGATGCAGATTTCTTCAAACACGGCGCTGTTCTGGCAGCATTTGTGAATGGCTACCTGAGCCACGCCCCCGCAGCCGATGATGAGTGCTTTTCCCATGATGTTCGTTCTCCTTTGTTGTCTGTTTTATGCTTCTTCGACCTTTTGCAGAATCTCCTGCACATAGGTCGGCAGGGCAAACGCCGCGCTGTGCAGGTTCGTATTATAGTAATGCGCCGGGATGCGCAGGGCATTCCACGCGTCGGGGCGGAAATCGTGCGTGGGGTGATATTTTTTAGACGCAAATCCAAAGAGCCAATGCCCGGACGGATAGGTGGGGATATGCGCCTGGTAGACGCGACTGATGGGGAACCGGGCCCGGATGCGCTGGTGCGCGCGCTGCATGGCGGCGGCATCTTTGGCGTAGAACGGGCTTTCGTGCTGGTTGACCATGATGCCGTCTTCCCGCAGGGCCTTGAAGCAGTTGCCGTAGAACTCCTTGGTGAACAGGTCCTCGCCCGGCCCGAACGGGTCGGTGGAATCGACGAGGATGACGTCGTATTCGTTTTCGTGCGAGCGGGTGTATTTCAAGCCGTCTTCATAGCGGATGTGTACGCGCGGGTCGTTCAGCCGACAGGCCGTTTGCGGCAGGAATTCCCGACACGCGTCCACCACCACCTCGTCGATCTCAATAAGGTCGATGCGTTCCACCGAGCGGTACTTGGTGAGCTCGCGCACCGCGCCGCCGTCGCCTCCCCCGATGACGAGGATGCGCCGGGGGTTCGGGTGCACCGCCATGGGCACATGCGCAATCATTTCGTGGTAGATGAATTCGTCCTTTTCGGTAAGCATGATATAACCGTCCAGCACGAGGATGCGGCCGAACTCGATCGATTCAAAAATATCAATGCGCTGGAATTGGCTCTGCGCGGAATAGAGCTGCCGGTCCACCTTGATGGAAAACCGCACGTTGTCCGTATGGAGCTCCGTAAACCAAAGTTCCAAGTTTAAACTCCTTTCAGCACGTTCAGATGCTTGATCTCGAGGTCTTCCGGCCCCGTCATGGAACAGCCTTTTTCCTTGGCGTAGGCGATGTAGTCCAAAATATCCCGGGTGATGCGTTCGCCTGGCGCCAGCACCGGGATGCCCGGCGGGTAGCACATGACGAACTCGCTGCACACGCGGCCTTCCGTTTTCTCGAGCGGCAGAGATTCTTTTTCTGCGTAGAACGCGTGCTGCGGCGTGGTGACCACCTGCGGGCTGATATATTCCTGCGTGAGCATGCCGGCTTTGTCCTGCCGATAGAGCCGCCGGACCTCGGAGAGCGCGCTCACCAGCCGCTCCACATTCTGCCTGCTGTCGCCCAGCGAGACATAGGCAAGGATGTTGCCGATGTCGCCGAACTCGATCTGGATGTCGTATTCGTCCCGCAGCAGGTCGTAGACCTCCACGCCAGCCAGCCCGATATCCAGCGTGTGCACGGAGAGCTTGGTCACGTCGAAATCGAACACGCTGTCCCCGTTGATGAGCTCTTTTGAGAAAGCGTCGTAATCGCCGATGGCGTTGATTTCATTTCTGGCGTACTGTGCGAGTGCGGCAACCTGTGCAAAGACCGCCTCGCCGCGCAA
Proteins encoded in this region:
- a CDS encoding metallophosphoesterase, whose amino-acid sequence is MKKARKLLSAGLAVAIAASVFGGVSFQVHAAGATAGTPYSSTGTYDVAVPHVIINQVYGGYNSSKDKITNNPDGTFSITYKDKGQACSNSFIELYNPTSADVNLNGWSVQYATSPYYPTNQPTAVQNGQWAVLPLTGTIKAHSSYLIRGAATGSTAVAPGFGLDLTGMAADQDWNMPINTKGLAVALMSNTTQLTANSDPFDNTAHAPAAAGYVDMIGVNGNDGTTTSPTNEIISAYEGDVTNSQSKQKAIRRMDFADTDNNATVDDASGNQAYDTQIIGYNTSDQNFLNWARPRCGADGAWSASEEPNPVETTTLSSTAINCLTNSFGSDPRTTHTFTWEMPASVTSGLVRISKSGDMSNAKTYAAAATSSDSGTANTFRVTATGLTAGTTYYYTAENGGVTSNVYSFTTEDQTVNSFSFLHISDTQADVQTDTTGAKLSYSTWGNAISTVLKQYKPDFLFETGDIVDQANSEDQWRWFFGAAQDALGDCPYLPVIGNHDQSTAYPATAFREHFTVPNACTDANVTPGTTYSFDYGAAHFVVLDSEDKGDGFAAQHAWADADMAKTKQPFIIVALHRGMYGGSGISDTFTAFGDLLDKYSVSLVLQGHDHAYIRTKSMKSNNGNPIPATDGTGTISLETGGSGSKQDNAPTLQDYMDTVATPNAPCYSLITVTNSQIQVHTVTVQNATNPTADSPATVEPLQTSAKDINPTDAQIDFTINAPAARQNLGADNTTSSGNGDDSGSSTSSGNANTSATSGSSGSSTVSGSSAVSASSASNPYTGTSGDPTAAAVFALSGLGALVVLMVAKKRSGAVGKK
- a CDS encoding glutamate decarboxylase, which produces MLHQNKNNEKLQKIHPANTLSLYDDVDIPKYTLRKQPIEPDVACRLIKNELLDEGNARLNLATFCSTFMEDEAIRLMADTLEKNAIDKSEYPSTIELENRCVNIIADLWHAPENQFIGTSTVGSSEACMLAGLAMKFRWRNRAQRLGLDICEKKPNLVISSGYQVCWEKFCVYWDVELRAVPMDPEHLSLDVNAAIRAVDAYTIGIVGILGQTYTGKFDDIRLLDKAVGQYNSQTEETVYIHVDAASGGLFAPFSQPELEWDFRLENVVSINTSGHKYGLVYPGIGWVVWRDKTCLPKELIFEVNYLGGTMPTMAINFSRSASHIIGQYYNFLRLGYDGYCRVHRHTRKIADYLAENLDATGLFALINRGDSIPVVCFTMKEQAADWTLYDLSDQLERNGWQVPVYPLPNHAQNIIVCRLVCRSDMSLNLAQRLMEDIHLAIETLGRAHPRADRAKRGDIKGFTH
- the nspC gene encoding carboxynorspermidine decarboxylase; this translates as MRTEQLSTPCYVVDESLLVRNLDILRGVMDRTGCRILLAQKAFSMYALYPLIGQYLSGTAASGLYEARLGREEMDKENHVFSPGYRNEDFDEIVSLCDHIIFNSFSQLEKFKNRALRAGKSVGLRINPAYSTQEGHELYDPCAPGSRLGVTRENFRPDRLDGVEGLHFHTLCEQDAAPLVRTVEAVEEQFGPWLPRMKWLNFGGGHHITREGYDLAALEACIHRVQETYGVQVYLEPGEAVALNAGFLVTTVLDTFRNGIDIAILDTSAACHMPDVLEMPYRPPLLGAGIPDEKPYTYRLGGPTCLAGDVIGDYSFDRPLAPGDRLTFGDMAIYSMVKNNTFNGMPLPSIALRNADGDCKLLHRFGYNDFKCRLS
- a CDS encoding saccharopine dehydrogenase family protein, whose protein sequence is MGKALIIGCGGVAQVAIHKCCQNSAVFEEICIASRTKSKCDAVKAKLDGGKTKITTAQVDADKVDELVALIQREKPDVVLNLALPYQDLTIMDACLATRTNYVDTANYEPEDTAKFEYKWQWAYRERFEQAGITALLGSGFDPGVTSVFSAYALKHQFDEIHYIDILDCNAGDHGYPFATNFNPEINIREVSANGSYWEDGHWVETKPMEIKRVYDFPEIGEKDMYLLHHEEIESLALNMPGIKRIRFFMTFGQSYLTHLRCLENVGMTSIEPIEYQGMQIVPLQFLKAVLPDPASLGPRTKGKTNIGCIFRGVNDGKEKTYYLYNICDHQACYKETGMQAVAYTTGVPAMIGASMLLSGTWNTPGVHNIEEFDPDPFMAALNKWGLPWKESFHPDLVD
- the speE gene encoding polyamine aminopropyltransferase, with the translated sequence MELWFTELHTDNVRFSIKVDRQLYSAQSQFQRIDIFESIEFGRILVLDGYIMLTEKDEFIYHEMIAHVPMAVHPNPRRILVIGGGDGGAVRELTKYRSVERIDLIEIDEVVVDACREFLPQTACRLNDPRVHIRYEDGLKYTRSHENEYDVILVDSTDPFGPGEDLFTKEFYGNCFKALREDGIMVNQHESPFYAKDAAAMQRAHQRIRARFPISRVYQAHIPTYPSGHWLFGFASKKYHPTHDFRPDAWNALRIPAHYYNTNLHSAAFALPTYVQEILQKVEEA